The Rhinopithecus roxellana isolate Shanxi Qingling chromosome 14, ASM756505v1, whole genome shotgun sequence genome includes a window with the following:
- the LOC104660454 gene encoding olfactory receptor 6B3 yields MRGEDVTKVSTFILVGFPTAPGLQYLLFLLFLLTYLFVLVENLAIILTVWSSASLHRPMYYFLSSMSFLEIWYVSDITPKMLEGFLLQRKRISFVGCMTQLYFFSSLVCTECVLLASMAYDRYVAICHPLRYHVLVTPGLCLQLVGFSFVSGFTISIIKVYFISSVTFCGSNALNHFFCDISPILKLACTDFSAAELVDFILAFIILEFPLLATVLSYGHITLAVLRIPLATGRWKAFSTCASHLTVVTIFYTALLFMYVRPQAINSRSSNKLISVLYTVLTPILNPLIYCLRNKEFKNALKKASSLA; encoded by the coding sequence ATGAGGGGGGAGGATGTCACCAAGGTCAGCACCTTCATCCTGGTGGGCTTCCCCACGGCCCCGGGGCTGCAGtacctgctcttcctcctcttcctgctcaCTTACCTCTTTGTCCTGGTGGAGAACCTGGCCATCATCCTGACTGTGTGGAGCAGCGCCTCCCTCCACAGGCCCATGTACTACTTTCTGAGCTCCATGTCTTTCCTGGAGATCTGGTACGTGTCTGACATCACCCCCAAGATGCTGGAGGGCTTCCTCCTCCAGCGGAAACGCATCTCTTTTGTCGGGTGCATGACGCAGCTCTACTTCTTCAGCTCCCTGGTGTGCACCGAGTGTGTGCTTCTGGCCTCCATGGCCTACGACCGCTACGTGGCCATCTGCCACCCGCTGCGCTACCACGTCCTTGTGACCCCGGGGCTGTGCCTCCAGCTGGTGGGCTTCTCCTTTGTGAGCGGCTTCACCATCTCCATAATCAAGGTCTATTTTATCTCCAGCGTCACGTTCTGTGGCTCCAACGCCTTGAACCACTTCTTTTGTGACATTTCCCCCATCCTCAAGCTGGCCTGCACGGACTTCTCCGCTGCGGAGCTGGTGGATTTCATCCTGGCCTTCATCATCCTGGAGTTTCCGCTCCTGGCCACCGTGCTGTCATATGGGCACATCACCCTGGCTGTCCTGCGCATCCCCTTGGCCACTGGCCGCTGGAAAGCCTTCTCCACTTGCGCCTCTCACCTCACCGTGGTCACCATCTTCTACACAGCCTTGCTTTTCATGTATGTCCGGCCCCAGGCCATCAATTCCCGGAGCTCCAACAAGCTCATCTCTGTTTTGTACACAGTTCTCACCCCCATCTTGAACCCCTTGATATACTGCCTGAGGAATAAGGAATTTAAGAATGCCTTGAAAAAAGCCTCCAGCTTGGCTTGA